The stretch of DNA TGGGCACAGCCGGCACCGTCAAGGGGCTGACTCCAGATCAACTGGTGGCGACTGGAGCCAGGAAGATTCTGGCAAACACCTATCATCTCGCGCTACGACCTGGGCCCGAGGTCGTGGCTGATTTAGGTGGTCTGCATCGGTTTTTTGACTGGTCAGGCCCGATTCTGACAGACTCTGGCGGCTTTCAAATCTTCAGTCTGGCAAAACTCTCGAGGATGACCGAAGAAGGTGTCACTTTTCGTTCTCATCTGGATGGTTCTGCACTGAATCTGACACCTGAGAAGGCGATGTCGATCCAGGAGTTCCTGGGGGCAGATGTCATTATGTGTCTGGATGAATGTCCTCCCGCAGATGCGCCGGAAGAACACATCCTGCGGGCGGTTGATCGAACGACACGTTGGGCGGCCCGGTGCCGGGAAGCTCATCAGCGGTCTGATCAGGCCCTCTTCGGGATCGTCCAGGGGGGGACCATCGAATCACTGCGAATTCGCTCGGCTGAAGCGCTATTGCCGTTTGATTTTCCGGGATATGCCGTCGGTGGGTTGAGTGTGGGCGAGCCTCCTCCCGAAATGTACCGGACGCTGGAATTCACAACTCCGGTGCTACCTGTGCAGAAACCGCGTTATCTCATGGGGGTTGGCCGCCCCATTGACCTGATTGAAGGGGTCTTACGCGGGATTGACCTGTTCGATTGCGTGATGCCCACTCGAAATGGTCGAAACGGAATGGCTTTTACGAGCACTGGGCCTGTGCGGCTGAAAAATGCCAGGCATCTACGGGATACGAGCCCACTGGATGCTGAATGCCCGTGTCAGGCATGTCAGCGATTCAGCCGGGGGTACTTGAGACATTTGTTCATGTGTGGTGAAATGCTGGGCCCGATTCTCCTGACGTTACATAACCTCACATTTTATCAGAGACTGATGAAGGGGCTGCGAGAAGCGATTCTAGAAGGACGTGGGCACGAGTTCCGAGCCAGTCAGCTTGCCCGGTGGGGTGAGTCTGGCTAGGATACCAGCTTCAATCTGAGGTTGGCCAAGTTTCGTTGGCTCTTATCTGATAAGAGTTTGGGGAATTTGTTCAGCGGCAGGATGGATGTAAGTGAGGCAATTTGAACACGATTTTCTGTCATTAATGAAGTGGCAGAACTCGTCGGTTTCGACTTTTGTGAATGTGATCAGGTGGCATGTTGGACGGATTTGAGGCACTGTGAGTGGTGCTCAAGTTCGAGGGAGAGACGGAGTGAATTGGCAGTCGGGCTTGATGATTGCACAGCCAGCACCACAGGCAGCACCAGCACAAGGGGGCAATCCGACCACTGAGATCTGGGGCATGTTTGTCCCCATGATTATTGTGGTCGGCCTGTTTTACTTCTTGATGGTTGTGCCTCAGCGAAAAGAGCAGGCCAAACGGGATGCTCTGATCAAGGCACTGAAAAAGAACGATCGAGTGGTCACGATCGGCGGGATGATCGGGCACGTGGCCAACATCTCGGCGGATGGAAAAGAGATCACTCTGAAGTTCGGTGACAACGTGCGGATTCCTTTCCGCCGCAGTGCGATTCATGAAGTG from Planctopirus ephydatiae encodes:
- the tgt gene encoding tRNA guanosine(34) transglycosylase Tgt — translated: MSKFAFTLLATDPKSMARAGLWETPHGTIETPAFMPVGTAGTVKGLTPDQLVATGARKILANTYHLALRPGPEVVADLGGLHRFFDWSGPILTDSGGFQIFSLAKLSRMTEEGVTFRSHLDGSALNLTPEKAMSIQEFLGADVIMCLDECPPADAPEEHILRAVDRTTRWAARCREAHQRSDQALFGIVQGGTIESLRIRSAEALLPFDFPGYAVGGLSVGEPPPEMYRTLEFTTPVLPVQKPRYLMGVGRPIDLIEGVLRGIDLFDCVMPTRNGRNGMAFTSTGPVRLKNARHLRDTSPLDAECPCQACQRFSRGYLRHLFMCGEMLGPILLTLHNLTFYQRLMKGLREAILEGRGHEFRASQLARWGESG
- the yajC gene encoding preprotein translocase subunit YajC gives rise to the protein MNWQSGLMIAQPAPQAAPAQGGNPTTEIWGMFVPMIIVVGLFYFLMVVPQRKEQAKRDALIKALKKNDRVVTIGGMIGHVANISADGKEITLKFGDNVRIPFRRSAIHEVLGEEVPPTDAKPV